The following coding sequences lie in one Nitratireductor mangrovi genomic window:
- the cobS gene encoding adenosylcobinamide-GDP ribazoletransferase has translation MADLPPARQLLADIGQSLGFFTRLPVTALPADRRSFGESVWAAPLAGLAVALVAWLVHVAAGWAGLYTGMTAALALAATMLVTGCLHEDGLADVADGFGGGHDRQKKLDIMRDSRIGTYGVCALAITILLRWLALTALVTPGNLLIALVAAHMASRALLPAFMHLTPNARDEGLSAGAGEISMPAMQAALVLGVLALLPFGFGGTLLVALALALWFFALRTLAMQQVGGRTGDVLGTLQQGAEIVVLLCACILFG, from the coding sequence ATGGCCGACCTTCCACCCGCGCGGCAGCTCCTGGCCGACATCGGACAATCGCTGGGTTTCTTCACGCGGCTGCCGGTGACTGCCCTGCCCGCAGATCGCCGCAGCTTTGGCGAATCGGTGTGGGCCGCCCCGCTCGCCGGCCTTGCCGTCGCGCTGGTCGCCTGGCTCGTCCATGTCGCGGCCGGCTGGGCCGGGCTCTATACCGGAATGACAGCGGCGCTGGCGCTTGCCGCGACGATGCTGGTGACCGGTTGCCTGCACGAGGACGGGCTTGCCGATGTCGCCGACGGTTTCGGAGGCGGTCACGACCGGCAGAAGAAGCTCGACATCATGCGCGACAGCCGCATCGGCACCTACGGCGTCTGCGCGCTCGCCATCACCATCCTGCTGCGCTGGCTGGCGCTGACGGCGCTGGTGACGCCGGGCAATCTGCTGATCGCGCTGGTGGCGGCGCACATGGCCTCGCGCGCGCTGCTGCCCGCCTTCATGCATCTGACGCCGAATGCCCGGGACGAGGGCCTGTCGGCCGGTGCTGGCGAAATCAGCATGCCGGCAATGCAGGCCGCACTCGTTCTTGGCGTGCTGGCGCTGTTGCCCTTCGGTTTCGGCGGCACGCTGCTCGTCGCGCTGGCGCTGGCGCTCTGGTTCTTCGCGCTCCGCACGCTGGCCATGCAGCAGGTCGGCGGGCGCACCGGCGACGTGCTCGGCACCCTGCAGCAAGGGGCCGAGATCGTCGTGCTGCTTTGCGCCTGCATCCTCTTTGGCTGA
- the cobT gene encoding nicotinate-nucleotide--dimethylbenzimidazole phosphoribosyltransferase — translation MPRFATLDDLRRACSDLPLIDPKAAEAARLRQGVLTKPPGSLGRLEEIAIRLAGWQGKERPALQRVSAIVFAGSHGVTARGVSAFPAEVTAQMVANFAAGGAAINQLAKAAGAELSVVPLDIDKPTADFTQAPAMDDDAFLTAVSTGHDAVAQDADLIVLGEMGIGNTTVAAAVAAGLFGGNGGEWAGRGTGVDDAGLKRKAEVIDEGLTRHAGRLGDPLAVLAALGGRELAAIFGATLAARRHRIPVVLDGFVCTAAAAPLAKLSAGGLDHAIAGHVSAEAAHRRLLEALSLSPLLDLGMRLGEASGACLAVNILRSALACHNGMASFAEAGVSEG, via the coding sequence ATGCCGCGATTTGCCACGCTCGACGATCTCAGGAGAGCTTGCTCGGACCTACCGCTCATCGATCCGAAGGCGGCCGAAGCGGCACGCTTGCGCCAGGGGGTCCTGACCAAGCCGCCGGGCAGCCTTGGCCGGCTGGAGGAGATCGCCATCCGGCTGGCCGGCTGGCAGGGCAAGGAGCGACCCGCCCTGCAAAGGGTGAGCGCCATCGTCTTTGCCGGCTCGCACGGTGTCACCGCACGCGGCGTCTCTGCCTTTCCGGCCGAGGTGACGGCGCAGATGGTGGCGAATTTCGCCGCCGGAGGCGCGGCCATCAACCAGTTGGCAAAGGCTGCCGGCGCCGAACTCTCGGTGGTGCCGCTCGACATCGACAAGCCGACGGCCGATTTCACGCAAGCACCGGCGATGGACGATGACGCGTTCCTGACGGCCGTCTCCACCGGCCATGACGCGGTCGCGCAGGACGCCGACCTGATCGTGCTGGGGGAGATGGGGATCGGCAACACGACCGTCGCGGCCGCGGTGGCGGCAGGGCTGTTTGGCGGCAACGGCGGCGAATGGGCCGGACGCGGCACCGGCGTCGACGATGCCGGGCTGAAACGCAAGGCGGAGGTGATCGACGAGGGCCTGACGCGGCACGCAGGCCGGCTCGGTGACCCGCTTGCCGTGCTGGCCGCGCTCGGCGGTCGTGAACTCGCCGCCATTTTCGGCGCCACCCTGGCCGCGCGCCGGCATCGCATTCCGGTCGTGCTCGACGGCTTCGTCTGCACCGCGGCCGCCGCGCCCCTGGCAAAACTCTCGGCCGGCGGTCTTGATCATGCCATCGCCGGTCATGTCTCCGCCGAGGCGGCGCATCGCCGGCTGCTGGAAGCGCTTTCGCTGTCGCCCCTGCTCGACCTCGGCATGCGGCTCGGCGAGGCGTCGGGCGCCTGCCTTGCCGTCAACATCCTGCGTTCCGCGCTTGCCTGCCACAACGGCATGGCAAGCTTCGCGGAGGCAGGCGTTTCGGAGGGCTAG
- the cobF gene encoding precorrin-6A synthase (deacetylating), with the protein MRRLLIIGIGAGDPDHMTVQAIDALNSADVVLVPEKEGKDGLAALRHDICRRFMTRTDWRTVAYKVPKRAAPDLSYRQVVDDWHEAIGDIWGRLLSEDVKDGETAAYLVWGDPSIYDSTLRIVERLAAKGDVAFDYEVIPGITSIQALAARHRIALNTIGGPIHVTTGRRLGQEGPGTADSIVVMLDGELAFTTVDADEFDIYWGANLGTESEVAIAGRLSEKSSEITEARAKARDKAGWVMDTYLLRRKDNGAKE; encoded by the coding sequence ATGCGCAGGCTCCTGATCATCGGCATCGGCGCGGGCGACCCGGACCACATGACGGTGCAGGCGATTGACGCGCTCAACAGCGCCGACGTTGTCCTCGTGCCTGAAAAGGAAGGCAAGGACGGGCTCGCGGCGCTGCGCCACGACATCTGCCGCCGCTTCATGACCAGGACAGACTGGCGGACCGTTGCCTACAAGGTACCGAAGCGCGCCGCGCCCGACCTGTCCTACCGGCAGGTCGTCGACGACTGGCACGAGGCAATCGGCGATATCTGGGGCCGGCTGCTGAGCGAGGACGTGAAGGACGGCGAGACCGCGGCCTATCTCGTCTGGGGCGATCCCTCGATCTACGATTCGACGCTGCGCATCGTCGAGCGGCTGGCGGCGAAGGGCGATGTCGCGTTCGACTATGAGGTCATCCCTGGCATCACCAGTATTCAGGCGCTCGCCGCACGGCACCGGATCGCGCTCAACACGATCGGTGGGCCGATCCACGTCACAACCGGCCGCAGGCTCGGCCAGGAAGGACCCGGTACCGCCGACAGCATCGTCGTGATGCTTGACGGCGAACTGGCCTTCACAACGGTCGATGCCGACGAGTTCGACATCTATTGGGGCGCCAATCTCGGCACTGAATCCGAAGTCGCGATTGCCGGGCGGCTTTCAGAGAAATCCTCTGAAATCACAGAGGCGCGGGCGAAGGCCCGCGACAAGGCCGGCTGGGTGATGGACACCTACCTGCTGCGCAGGAAGGACAACGGAGCGAAGGAATAA
- a CDS encoding acyclic terpene utilization AtuA family protein, with amino-acid sequence MNGKIVRIGSSSAAWGDTTLAARQLVEKGKLDYLVGDYLAEVTMALLARARVKAPEGGFVPDWLASVKPVLTDIKRQGIRLVTNSGGMNPGACRDAFLVAAAEAGLDFKVAVVTGDDLSGQAAEIACAAPAEMFSGAPLPERFASVNAYLGATPIAQALSDGADVVITGRVVDSAMVLGPLIHEFGWQVEDYDRLAAGSLAGHVIECGAQATGGLFTDWEEVAGGWHDMGFPIVECAADGSFVVTKPAETGGLVSVGTVAEQIVYEIGDPRAYRLPDVTCDFSEVRLEQLDVDRVLVRNAKGRAPGSDYKVCGTYLDGFRLMTTYMIAGWRAADKGRRTADALIRRTGAIMAARGFSPYREVSVECIGAEDTYGAARRDFEAREVIVKIGLRHDDPKALEIFAREFAHPGVAMAQGLTGVLHGRPKPTPVLRVHSFLWPKARVPVEIEVDGEARRATIADGGASNDLPPDAPPPAPLRGARTVTVPLRALAWGRSGDKGNHANIGIIARRSEFYPYLCEQVTAERVGGFFAHYLEGEVRRYLLPGFNALNFLLEDVLGGGGTASLRYDPQAKTYAQMLLDLPVEVPAAWLEPRGPLSGWQP; translated from the coding sequence TTGAACGGAAAAATCGTTCGTATCGGCAGTTCGTCTGCCGCCTGGGGCGACACCACGCTCGCCGCTCGGCAACTCGTCGAAAAGGGCAAGCTCGACTATCTGGTTGGCGATTATCTCGCCGAGGTGACCATGGCCCTGCTCGCCCGGGCGCGGGTTAAGGCACCTGAAGGCGGCTTCGTGCCGGACTGGCTCGCCTCGGTGAAGCCGGTTCTGACGGATATCAAGCGGCAGGGTATCAGGCTGGTCACCAACAGCGGCGGCATGAACCCCGGCGCTTGCCGGGACGCCTTTCTGGTCGCGGCCGCCGAGGCCGGGCTCGATTTCAAGGTCGCCGTCGTGACGGGCGACGACCTGTCCGGGCAGGCTGCGGAGATCGCGTGCGCGGCGCCCGCGGAGATGTTTTCCGGTGCACCGCTGCCCGAACGCTTCGCGTCGGTCAACGCCTATCTCGGCGCCACCCCAATCGCGCAAGCGCTTTCCGACGGCGCCGACGTGGTGATCACCGGCCGCGTGGTCGATTCGGCGATGGTGCTCGGACCGCTGATCCACGAGTTCGGCTGGCAGGTCGAGGATTACGACCGCCTCGCCGCGGGCAGCCTTGCCGGCCACGTCATCGAATGCGGAGCCCAGGCGACGGGTGGGCTTTTCACCGACTGGGAAGAGGTTGCCGGCGGCTGGCACGATATGGGCTTCCCGATCGTCGAATGTGCGGCGGACGGCAGCTTCGTCGTCACCAAGCCGGCCGAGACGGGCGGTCTGGTTTCGGTCGGGACCGTCGCCGAGCAGATCGTCTATGAGATCGGCGACCCGCGCGCCTATCGGCTGCCGGATGTCACCTGCGACTTTTCCGAGGTGCGGCTCGAACAGCTCGATGTCGACCGCGTGCTGGTCAGGAATGCGAAGGGCAGAGCGCCAGGGTCGGACTACAAGGTCTGCGGCACCTACCTCGACGGCTTCCGGTTGATGACCACCTACATGATCGCGGGCTGGCGGGCTGCCGACAAGGGCCGCCGAACGGCCGACGCGCTGATCAGGCGCACCGGGGCGATCATGGCCGCACGCGGCTTTAGCCCCTATCGCGAGGTCTCGGTCGAATGCATCGGCGCCGAAGATACCTATGGCGCGGCACGCAGGGATTTCGAGGCGCGCGAGGTCATCGTCAAGATCGGACTGAGGCACGATGATCCCAAGGCGCTCGAAATCTTTGCCCGCGAGTTTGCCCATCCGGGCGTCGCGATGGCTCAAGGCCTCACCGGCGTCCTGCATGGCCGGCCCAAACCGACGCCGGTGCTGCGCGTGCATTCCTTTCTGTGGCCGAAGGCGCGAGTGCCGGTCGAGATTGAAGTCGATGGGGAAGCGCGCCGGGCGACGATCGCGGATGGGGGAGCTTCGAACGATTTGCCGCCCGACGCGCCGCCGCCTGCGCCGTTGCGGGGCGCCCGGACCGTGACCGTTCCGTTGCGGGCCCTGGCCTGGGGGCGAAGCGGCGACAAGGGCAACCATGCCAATATCGGCATCATCGCCCGCCGGTCCGAGTTCTATCCCTACCTTTGCGAACAGGTCACGGCTGAACGCGTCGGCGGTTTCTTCGCGCATTACCTTGAGGGCGAGGTCCGGCGCTACCTCTTGCCGGGGTTCAACGCGCTCAATTTCCTGCTCGAAGACGTGCTTGGCGGCGGCGGAACGGCATCGCTACGCTACGATCCGCAGGCCAAAACCTACGCCCAGATGCTGCTGGACCTGCCCGTCGAAGTGCCGGCGGCGTGGCTGGAACCGCGTGGCCCGCTTTCCGGATGGCAGCCCTGA
- a CDS encoding enoyl-CoA hydratase/isomerase family protein gives MSDLPSTETLVLERDDGWLTIWLNRPDARNALSAEMSSELAAVVAALSGDRSIRGITFRGKGEVFCAGGDLKAFRALMREDVSKAEVVAFSRSAGELFHAVNTLPQVTVMLVHGAAMAGGLGLACAGDMIVATEDAKFALTETMLGIPPAQIAPFVVQRTGIAAARRIMLTAARFDGREAARLGIVDKTVPDVAAFAAVEAKIRDSVRRCAPGANAITKNIVHAAGRMGPEAMLDLAADGFAECLLGEEGREGVAAFLEKRKPRWT, from the coding sequence ATGTCCGATCTGCCGTCGACCGAGACGCTGGTGCTGGAGCGGGACGACGGCTGGCTCACGATCTGGCTCAATCGACCGGACGCCCGCAACGCACTCTCGGCGGAGATGTCCAGCGAACTCGCGGCGGTAGTAGCGGCGCTCTCCGGCGATCGCAGCATCCGGGGGATCACCTTTCGCGGCAAGGGCGAGGTTTTTTGCGCCGGCGGCGATCTCAAGGCCTTCCGGGCACTGATGCGCGAGGACGTCTCCAAGGCCGAGGTGGTCGCCTTCAGCCGTAGCGCCGGCGAGCTCTTCCACGCCGTCAACACCTTGCCTCAGGTCACGGTCATGCTGGTCCATGGCGCGGCCATGGCCGGCGGGCTGGGGCTTGCCTGCGCCGGCGACATGATCGTGGCGACCGAGGATGCGAAATTTGCGCTGACCGAGACCATGCTCGGCATTCCGCCGGCGCAGATCGCGCCGTTTGTCGTCCAGCGCACCGGAATAGCCGCGGCCCGGCGCATCATGTTGACAGCGGCGCGGTTTGACGGTCGGGAGGCTGCAAGGCTCGGGATCGTGGACAAGACCGTTCCCGATGTTGCGGCCTTCGCCGCAGTCGAGGCGAAAATCAGGGACAGTGTTCGCCGGTGTGCGCCCGGCGCCAACGCCATCACCAAGAACATCGTGCATGCCGCTGGTCGCATGGGTCCCGAAGCCATGCTCGACCTTGCCGCCGACGGCTTCGCCGAGTGCCTGCTCGGTGAGGAGGGGCGGGAAGGCGTGGCCGCGTTTCTTGAAAAGCGAAAACCGCGCTGGACGTGA